In a single window of the Pocillopora verrucosa isolate sample1 chromosome 4, ASM3666991v2, whole genome shotgun sequence genome:
- the LOC131779098 gene encoding leucine-rich repeat-containing protein 40: MYHAAQKEVDKILLTAISSECTVLNLSHRDLTVLPDSLKELVKVKTLLLNNNKIIMPPMELVTLENLQVLALDHNQLTLIPTGFRQLSNLRVLCLSHNNLGFLPSEIGELTFLQELWIVNIQLMALPPEICKLVNLEKLGAGCNNIKALPDGFSALKSLKWLSLAKNQLSSLPSDFHCLLNLIQLDLAENQFSKFPEGLSGLHKLENLILRSNMIQSLHNNTVKKLPNLSHVDLRDNKLTLLPRNLERLHIFCIGERQICRDIDEKSFQKVDKMRKKQKCD, from the coding sequence ATGTACCACGCAGCTCAAAAGGAGGTGGATAAAATACTATTGACTGCTATAAGTTCTGAGTGCACGGTTTTAAATCTCAGTCATCGAGATCTGACCGTACTTCCCGATTCTTTAAAGGAACTTGTCAAAGTGAAAACGTTATTGTTGAATAACAACAAGATTATTATGCCTCCGATGGAACTTGTCACACTAGAAAATCTTCAAGTCTTAGCACTTGATCATAATCAGTTAACACTAATACCTACGGGATTTCGGCAGTTATCGAACTTGCGAGTTTTGTGTTTGAGTCACAACAATCTAGGATTCTTACCTTCAGAAATAGGGGAGTTAACCTTTCTCCAAGAACTTTGGATTGTCAACATCCAGCTGATGGCATTACCACCTGAGATTTGCAAACTTGTGAACTTGGAGAAACTTGGTGCAGGATGTAACAATATCAAGGCTTTGCCCGACGGATTTTCAGCTTTAAAATCTCTGAAGTGGCTAAGTTTAGCAAAAAATCAACTTTCGTCTCTGCCTAGTGACTTTCATTGCCTCTTAAACTTGATCCAGCTCGATCTTGCTGAAAATCAATTTAGCAAATTTCCTGAAGGTCTGAGTGGACTTCATAAATTGGAGAATCTGATTCTGCGCTCAAACATGATTCAGTCTTTGCACAATAACACagtaaaaaaattgccaaatttgAGTCATGTGGACCTCAGGgacaacaaattaactttacttCCAAGAAATCTAGAACGTCTACATATATTCTGCATTGGAGAGAGACAGATTTGCAGAGACATTGATGAGAAGAGCTTTCAAAAAGTAGACAAAATGCGGAAGAAGCAGAAATGCGACTAA
- the LOC131779096 gene encoding protein AF-9 yields MEKVQVEVKIELGHKASCKKNPSPDGFTHDWQVFVRGPGRDDISHFVEKVVFHLHESFPKPKRVLKNPPYAVSEHGYGSFFLPIEVYFKNKIEPRKLQFDYDLILPAFGSLPIDNIRSEALTFTNPTDEFKRKLVKGGGIVTKTTTTNGFHSSSPPVNGSISEQTTETKDTQVTNSLVADVRVNPQVSSLAQDLDKNKKFKHEGAIANKTLKTQEAATPGLKRSASTSGTEETQVQLVKKKKKKHDEAIAKPGKGVGFIPLELPGASNESKDRLEEMKDIKLKIKSLSSKSPATDKKKNRQTSLETGLNEGVPSSSKGREFTSSKKVKKKSPKEDMKPSKPEEKKVEKITFRRRGSGDSWSSSTSSSSLLGNLGGNINVALDKLMADLSDEDDDDDGNSGDISTPFQSKTVNTGTTQKSVSEISGTTQNKDTGNKVKTKSSSQGKKSEGKKNELKSPTNKNVSAKQSPKQRQKDLKKGSNGQRTPSSDLIQLYKRLVALKDSTLLQKIADILEKTGHFVLTETTLDFDLCSLDKTTIKKIENSISR; encoded by the exons ATGGAGAAAGTTCAAGTTGAAGTCAAGATTGAACTCGGACACAAAGCTTCTTGTAAGAAAAACCCTAGTCCTGACGGATTTACACACGACTGGCAAGTTTTTGTACGAGGACCAGGGAGGGATGACATTTCCCATTTCGTAGAGAAGGTTGTGTTTCACTTGCACGAAAGTTTTCCCAAGCCGAAGCGAG TTTTGAAGAATCCTCCATATGCTGTCTCTGAACATGGTTATGGAAGCTTTTTCCTTCCCATTGAAGTctactttaaaaacaaaatagaaccaAGGAAATTACAGTTTGACTATGATCTCATCCTTCCTGCCTTTGGCTCCTTGCCGATTGATAACATTCGAAGTGAGGCATTAACTTTCACAAACCCTACtgatgaatttaaaagaaagctgGTGAAAGGTGGAGGGATTGTCacaaaaacaaccacaacaaatggATTTCACAG TTCATCTCCCCCTGTGAATGGATCAATATCTGAACAGACCACAGAGACCAAAGACACCCAAGTGACAAACAGCCTTGTGGCTGACGTTCGTGTTAATCCTCAAGTTTCATCACTAGCACAAGATcttgataagaacaaaaaattcaaacatgaaGGTGCAATAGCCAACAAGACTCTCAAAACGCAAGAGGCGGCAACACCAGGACTTAAAAGATCAGCCAGCACATCAGGAACAGAGGAAACACAAGTGCAGCTggttaaaaagaagaaaaagaaacacgatGAAGCCATTGCAAAGCCAGGGAAAGGAGTGGGGTTCATCCCCTTAGAACTGCCTGGTGCTAGTAATGAAAGCAAGGACAGATTGGAAGAAATGAAAGATatcaagctaaaaataaaatcactgTCCTCTAAGAGTCCTGCCACAGACAAAAAGAAGAATCGGCAAACCTCATTAGAGACTGGATTAAATGAGGGAGTACCCAGCAGTTCTAAGGGAAGAGAGTTTACATCATCcaagaaagtgaagaagaaatcTCCCAAGGAAGATATGAAACCATCTAAACCAGAGGAAAAGAAAGTTGAGAAGATCACGTTTCGGCGTCGTGGCTCTGGAGACAGCTGGTCAAGTAGCACTTCAAGTTCAAGTCTATTAGGAAATTTAGGTGGAAATATAAACGTGGCACTTGATAAACTTATGGCAGACCTAagtgatgaggatgatgatgatgatggcaatAGTGGTGACATTTCTACCCCATTTCAATCTAAAACGGTAAACACAGGAACAACACAGAAGTCCGTTTCAGAGATTAGTGGTACAACACAAAATAAAGACACTGGCAATAAGGTCAAGACAAAAAGCAGCTCTCAAGGGAAAAAGTCAGAAGGGAAGAAGAATGAACTGAAAAGTCCCACCAACAAGAATGTCTCAGCAAAGCAAAG CccaaaacaacgacaaaaagaCCTAAAGAAAGGAAGCAATGGACAGCGAACACCTTCATCTGACTTAATTCAACTGTACAAGCGTCTTGTAGCCTTGAAAGACTCAACTCTCCTTCAAAAAATAGCAGACATTTTAGAGAAAACAGGCCATTTTGTACTTACAGAAACAACACTGGACTTTGACTTGTGCAGTTTGGACAAAACAAccataaaaaagattgaaaattcCATCAGCAGATAA